Within the Roseicitreum antarcticum genome, the region GATGTCCTTCACCTCATAGGCCAGATGCCCGAAATGACGGCTGTCGCCGGGCAGGCCGTCGTCGCCATCCCAGTTATAGGTCAGTTCCAGCTTTGCCTCATGCTGGCCCGGGGGCGCGAGGAAGATCAGGCTAAAGCGCCCCTTCTCGGAATCCATGCGCCGGACTTCTTCCAGCCCCAGCAGCTTGTAGAATGCCATCGACGCGTCCAGGTCTTTCACGCGGACCATTGTGTGCAGGTATTTCATTGCGGTCTCCTTTCGGGTCTATCATAACCCGTTTTGACAGAACTGCCAGAGGACGCCATGCCAATTACCCCCGAACAAGCCGCCGAAATCGACGCGCAGCGCGCCCAGCCGCAGCCCACCCTGCGGGCCACCGCCCCGGGAATCGAGGCGCATTTGTATACCGCGCTGCCGGTGCTGGACCACGGTTTCGTGCGGGTAATCGACTATATGGGCGATGACAGCGCCATCGTGCAGGCCGCGCGCGTCAGCTATGGCGCGGGCACCAAGCACGTCAGCAATGACGAAGGCCTGATCCGCTACCTGATGCGCCACTGGCATTCCACCCCGTTCGAGATGTGCGAAATCAAGCTGCATGTGAAACTGCCGATCTTCGTGGCGCGGCAATGGATACGGCACCGTACGGCGAATGTGAACGAATATTCCGCGCGCTATTCGATCATGGACCGCGAATTCTACATCCCCGCCCCCGAACAACTGGCCGCGCAATCCAGCGTGAACAACCAGGGCCGCGGTGCGGTACTGGAGGGGGCAGAGGCCGCGCGGGTCCTGGAAATTCTGAAGACGGACGCGGGCCGCAGCTATGACCATTATGAGGAAATGCTGGATCAGGACGGCAAACAGGGCCTTGCGCGCGAACTGGCGCGCATGAACCTGCCCACCAACATATATACGCAATGGTATTGGAAAACCGACCTGCACAACCTGTTCCACTTCTTGCGGCTGCGTGCAGATCCGCATGCGCAATATGAAATCCGCGTCTATGCCGAGGAAATCGCCAAGGTTGTCGCCGATTGGGTGCCCGCCGCCTATGCGGCCTTTGCCGATTATCGCATGGGGGGCGCGTCGGTTTCGGCCACCGGGCTTGACTGCCTGCGCCGCATGCTGAAGGGCGAGGCCGTGACGCAAGAGACCTCGGGCATGAGCAAGGGCGAATGGCGCGAATTCTTGGCGATGATCGAAGGCTAACGCCTGACGCATCCGCTTGCAGCGCTGCAATCTGACGAAACGCCGTCACGCTGGGCCGTAACGCCCACGGCCCAACGGCCAGAACCTGAAGGCGCGCGGGGCTGACGGGGTTGCGGGGCTGACGGGGCAGCCCCGCACGACAGCCAGCCGCCCTAGCCTTTCAGCACCACATCATCATTGAGATCGCGCAACAGCCGCCCATGGCGGCGCACCTCGGCCAGCACCTCGCCAAAGGTCCCAAGGCCCCGCGCGCGCAGCATCGGCATCAGCTTCAGGAAAGCATCCGCCGTGGCCACCGTATCGCCCAGCGCGGTATGGCGCGCCTCTTCGGGGATCGTGATGCCCAGCCGCATGGTCAGCGCATCCAGCGAATGTTCCTCCAACTGGCCGAACAGCACCGCCGACAGCAGCACCGTATCCAACACCGGATTGTCGAAGCGCACCCCCGCCGCGTCTTCATGGCGGCGCAGAAAAGCCATGTCGAATGGCGCGTTATGGGCGATCAGCACCGCACCCTTGGCAAAGCGATGGAAATCGGCGGTGACCTGCCGCACGCCCGGCGCACCGACGACCATCGCATCGGTGATGCCGTGCACCTCGGTCGAGGATGCGGGAATGGGGCGGGCTGGGTCGACCAGTGTGTCGAAAACCTCGCCCTCGACCCGCCGGCCATTGACCACGCGGACCGCGGCGATCTGTACGATCTCATCGCTCCCGGGGTTGAGGCCGGTGGTTTCGGTGTCAAAGACCACATAGGTCAGGTCGCCCAGCGGACTGTCGGCCACGGCGGCACTGCGCGCCTTTGACAGCAGGTCGAAATCATAGACCACCGCGCGGCGGATCGGCGCAGGACGCCGCCCGGCGCGGCGGACATTGCGCACCGGCATGCAGATGGCCGCCACGTCGCCCCGCGCCTCGGTCCAGCCTTCGGTGCCATGCGTCAGCAACACGCCGCGTCCGGTCAGGTCGGGGGCAGTGGGGGCCATGGGTTCGGTCAGCCACGCGTCAAAAGTGCCGACAGGCAGCGGCTTGCCGGTCCAGGTAAGGTCCAGCATCGCGCCAGGCCCATCCTCTTCCCGAAGGCGCAGTTGGAAGGCATCGCCGTACCCCTCGGCCGCCAGCCGGGCGCCCAGCCACCCCAGCAACGTCACCAGTTCGAACCCGTCGCAATTCACGATGAGGTCGGGGCTGTCAGTCTCGACCCGCAGGCCAAGCGCATCGAAACGGGCGCGCAGGCTGTCCATCAGATCCGCGCTGCGCGTCTGGTTCAACGGGCGCCAGTCGGTGCGCCCTTCATCATAGCGCGCGCCGAGTTCGGTCAGCGCAGCGGTCAGCGTGCGGATCTCGGCGATCATGGCGCGGGTCAGGTCGGCGGTCTGAGGGGGCGAATGCTGAATTGCCGTCTCCCGCAGGGTCGCGGCCCCGGCCCCGGCCTGTGTCGCCCCGCCGCCCTGCGGGGCGGCATCCCGCATCTCTTCTGCTGCCGCTCCCGTTAGCTCTGGCGCTTCAGCCAGCACGCCGATCACAGTCTGCAAATTCGCAGCAGGGCGGCGCACGCGGTCGAAGACGTCAGCCAGCAATGTCTCGCGGCTGGTATGCACAGCCATGTCGGCGGTCACATCGCGCAGCGTCAACACATACCCCGGTGCGACGCCCGCATCGGTGCGCCGCAGAACCCGCATCCGCCCCGCCAAGAGCCGCGTCGCACCCGTGGTGGCGCACAAAAGGTCGGCCGAGGGGTCGGGGTCCACGGCATCAATCAGCCGCTGATAGGCATGACGTACCGGCCCCTCGCGCAGGTAATCCAGTACATTGCGATCCAGCCCGGGGGCCGCCCCACCATCCAGCAGATCCACCGCCTGCCCATTGTAGAACACCAACTGATGATCGGCGGTGCACAGCAGCACCGCCACCGGCACATCGGCCAGCAATTTCTCCAGCCGCAATTTTTCGGACGACAGCCGGTCGGTTTCCCGCGCCACCGCATCGGCCAGCGCGCCGCGCGTGTCATGCAACGCCTGCGCCATTCCCGCCGCCGCCCCACCCAGATCGCCCAGATACCGGGCGCGGGCCGTATTCATCGGAGTGTTGACACCCGCATGGGTGCGCGCACGCAGCGACCCCGCCAGCGCATCGGCGGCGCGTGCCAGATGGGTGTCGCACCAGAACCACGCCGCCACGATCAAACCCACGATCCCGAACCCCGCCAGAAGCCCGGCCTGCACGAAGCCCGATGCATCGCCCCCCATGCGGCCCTGTACCAGCCACAGCGCGCCCGCCAGCGCCAACATGCAGCCCAGCGCCAGCGCGCCGAACAGCGCCATCAGCCGTGCACGCAACCCGGCCGGCTTAGCCATGCCAAATGCCATCCGCATCAGAGCGGCTGCGTGCGTCTTGCGGGCCGGGCTTGCTGCCGCTGGCATCCCCTTGCGCCGCCGGCGCGGCCTCACCCGACAAGATGCGCGCGACTTCGGCCCGCAACGCCTTCAACTCGAACGGTTTCGAGATGAAGCCATCCGCCCCCATGGCGATGCCCTTGCGCCGCTCCATCGCCGAGCCGCGCGCGGTCATCATCAAGATCTTCACACCGCTCAGCATGGCATCGCTGCGCACGCTCTGACAGATCTCGTAGCCGGAGACTTCGGGCAGCATCACATCCAGCAAGACCAGATCGGGACGGGTGCTGCGGATCAGGTCCACCGCGCCGGCACCCGTGGCGATCCGGGTCGGGCAATACCCCTCACGCGTCAGCAGATAATCCAGCGCAATGGCGATGTTATCCTCATCCTCAATCACCAGAATGTTGTGCGCACGGCCCGTGTCGCCCATAGCCCCTTACCCCTCTTGACCACATACAGCCTGCAAGACGGCATCCCCACGGCCGACCGGCACCCATTCGGCCCCCGTGATCGCGCCATCTTCGGCAAAGATCACCTCATCCATCAAATCGGCGCGGGCATGCGCGGCACAGTCGTATACGACTCCGAATTGTCGCATGGGTTCCCAGCGCGCCAGCAGCACGACCGCCGTCATAACCTGTTCGGGAAACTCCGGGTTGCGCCGCTCAAAGCGATGGTCCACCGCCGTGGCACGGCTGACCTGCGGCACCGCATAGGTCCAGGGGCGGTACCAGACCTGAAGCGCATTGGTCG harbors:
- a CDS encoding VOC family protein, with product MKYLHTMVRVKDLDASMAFYKLLGLEEVRRMDSEKGRFSLIFLAPPGQHEAKLELTYNWDGDDGLPGDSRHFGHLAYEVKDIYALCQHLQDNGVIINRPPRDGHMAFVRSPDNISIELLQEGEALASQEPWASMENTGHW
- the thyX gene encoding FAD-dependent thymidylate synthase, translating into MPITPEQAAEIDAQRAQPQPTLRATAPGIEAHLYTALPVLDHGFVRVIDYMGDDSAIVQAARVSYGAGTKHVSNDEGLIRYLMRHWHSTPFEMCEIKLHVKLPIFVARQWIRHRTANVNEYSARYSIMDREFYIPAPEQLAAQSSVNNQGRGAVLEGAEAARVLEILKTDAGRSYDHYEEMLDQDGKQGLARELARMNLPTNIYTQWYWKTDLHNLFHFLRLRADPHAQYEIRVYAEEIAKVVADWVPAAYAAFADYRMGGASVSATGLDCLRRMLKGEAVTQETSGMSKGEWREFLAMIEG
- a CDS encoding 3'-5' exonuclease, with product MAKPAGLRARLMALFGALALGCMLALAGALWLVQGRMGGDASGFVQAGLLAGFGIVGLIVAAWFWCDTHLARAADALAGSLRARTHAGVNTPMNTARARYLGDLGGAAAGMAQALHDTRGALADAVARETDRLSSEKLRLEKLLADVPVAVLLCTADHQLVFYNGQAVDLLDGGAAPGLDRNVLDYLREGPVRHAYQRLIDAVDPDPSADLLCATTGATRLLAGRMRVLRRTDAGVAPGYVLTLRDVTADMAVHTSRETLLADVFDRVRRPAANLQTVIGVLAEAPELTGAAAEEMRDAAPQGGGATQAGAGAATLRETAIQHSPPQTADLTRAMIAEIRTLTAALTELGARYDEGRTDWRPLNQTRSADLMDSLRARFDALGLRVETDSPDLIVNCDGFELVTLLGWLGARLAAEGYGDAFQLRLREEDGPGAMLDLTWTGKPLPVGTFDAWLTEPMAPTAPDLTGRGVLLTHGTEGWTEARGDVAAICMPVRNVRRAGRRPAPIRRAVVYDFDLLSKARSAAVADSPLGDLTYVVFDTETTGLNPGSDEIVQIAAVRVVNGRRVEGEVFDTLVDPARPIPASSTEVHGITDAMVVGAPGVRQVTADFHRFAKGAVLIAHNAPFDMAFLRRHEDAAGVRFDNPVLDTVLLSAVLFGQLEEHSLDALTMRLGITIPEEARHTALGDTVATADAFLKLMPMLRARGLGTFGEVLAEVRRHGRLLRDLNDDVVLKG